In Aminiphilus circumscriptus DSM 16581, the sequence TCGAGCGCGACGACGGCACGCCTCTCCATTACACGCTGGTCAACATCAGGGACTGGTGCAAGAACACCTTCGAGGTCGTCAACCAGTTGCGCATCAGCACCGACTACAGCTATCACCGCTACGACGTGATCCTGCTGATCAACGGCGTCCCCGTGGTGCAGATCGAGCTGAAGACGCTGGCGATCAGCCCGCGCCGGGCGATGCAGCAGATCGTCGAGTACAAGAACGATCCAGGAAACGGCTACGGAAAAACGTTGCTCTGCTTCATGCAGCTCTTCATCGTCAGCAACCGCAGCGATACTTGGTACTTCGCCAACAACAACAACCGACATTTCAGCTTCGACGCCGACGAACGCTTCTTGCCATTCTATCAGTACGCGGACCAAAGCAACAGGAAGATCACCCACCTGGACAGCTTCGCCGATGCCTTTCTGGCCAAGTGCACCCTGGGCGAGATGATCAGCCGCTACATGGTGCTCGTGGCGTGCGAACAGAAGCTCCTGATGATGCGTCCCTACCAGATCTACGCCGTCAAGGCGATAGTGGAGTGCATTCATCAACACTGCGGCAACGGCTACATCTGGCACACCACCGGCAGCGGGAAGACCCTCACGTCCTTCAAGGCATCGACCCTGCTCAAGGACAACCCCGACATCGACAAATGCCTCTTCGTGGTGGACCGAAAGGACCTCGACAGGCAGACCCGGGATGAGTTCAACAAATTTCAGGAAGGCTGCGTCGAAGAGAACACCAACACCGAAACCCTGGTGCGGCGCCTGCTCTCCGAGGACTATGCCGATAAAGTGATCGTCACCACCATCCAGAAGCTCGGCCTCGCGCTCGACGGCAACAACAGCAGGCGCAACTACGCGGAGCGGCTGGAGCCCTTGCGCCGCCAGCGCATGGTGTTCATCTTCGACGAGTGCCACCGGTCGCAGTTCGGCGAGAACCACAAGGCCATCAAGGAATTTTTCCCCAACGCCCAGTTGTTCGGGTTCACCGGCACACCCATCTTCGAGCAAAACGCTTCCTGCCAGCAGATCGAAGGACAGCAGGCCAGCTATCGAACCACGGCGGACATCTTCCAGCAGCAACTGCACGCCTACACCATCACGCACGCCATCGAGGACCGGAACGTCCTTCGCTTCCATGTGGACTACTTCAAACCGGAAGGAAAGATTCCGCCCAAGACCGGCGAGCCTCTCGAAAAGAAAGCCATCGTCGACGCGATTCTCGCCAAGCACGACGCCGCCACCAACGGGCGCAAGTTCAACGCCCTGTTCGCCACCTCGTCGATCAACGACGCCATCGAGTATCATGAACTCTTCAAAACGGTGCAGGCCGAAAAAGCGGCGGCGGACGAAAACTTCCGGCCGCTGAATGTGGCCTGCATCTTCTCGCCCCCCGCCGATGGCAACAAGGATGTGCAGCAGATACAGGAAGATCTGCCGCAGGAAAAGGCCGACAACGAGCAGGAGCCCGAAAAGAAGAAAGAGGCCCTCAGGGGCATCATTGCCGACTACAATGCGCGGTATGGCACGAACCACAGCGTGGGCGAATTCGACCTCTACTCTCAGGATGTGCAGACGCGCATTAAAAACCAGCAGTACCCGAACAGCGATTTGCCGCACAACGAAAAGATTGACATTGTCATCGTGGTGGACATGCTGCTCACCGGCTTCGACTCCAAGTTTCTGAACACCCTGTACGTGGACAAGAACTTGAAGTATCACGGGCTGATTCAGGCTTTTTCCCGCACCAACCGCGTGCTCAACGACACCAAGCCCTACGGCAACATTCTCGACTTCCGCAGTCAGCAGGACGCCGTGGACACCGCCATTGCCCTCTTTTCCGGCGAGGCGAGCAAACCCGCCAAGGAGATATGGCTTGTGGAGAAAGCGCCGGTGGTTATCGAAAAGCTGGAAAATGCCGTGCAGCATTTGGGGCAGTTCATGCACTCGCAGGGGCTGGAAAACAAACCCGAAGCGGTGCCCAACCTCAAAGGGGACGAGGCTCGTGCAACGTTCATCAACCTCTTTAAAGAGGTGCAACGCCTCAAAACCCAGTTGGACCAGTACACCGACCTGACGGACGGGGACAGGGAGAAAATCGAGCAGGTGCTGCCCAAGGAGGAATTGCATGCCTTCAGAGGTGTCTATCTGGACACCGCGCTGCGTCTGAAGGCAAAACAGGGCAAGGGCGATAAAGACGCGGGGTCGGAGGGGGGGGAAATGGTCGATCAGCTTGATTTCGAATTCGTCCTTTTCGCCTCCGCGGTGATCGACTACGACTACATTATGGCGCTGATCGCGACGTATTCGCAGCAGAAGCCCGACAAGCAGAAAATGAACCGCGAACAGCTTATTGGTCTCATCCAGGCCGACGCCAAGTTCATCGACGAGCGCGACGACATCGCCGAGTACATCGAAACCCTGGAAGTGGGCAAAGGGTTGGACGAGAAGGCCGTCCGCGCCGGTTACGCACTCTTCAAGGAGCAAAAGAACGCCCGCGAGCTTGCCGCCGTTGCAGAAAAACACGGCATCGAGTCCGCCGCCCTGCAGACCTTCGTGGAGACCGTCCTGCGCCGCATGGTCTTCGACGCTGATCTCTTGGGCGACCTGCTCGCCCCGCAAGGGCTTGGCTGGAAGGCGCGCACGCAGAAGGAGCTGGCGCTGATGGAGGACATGATTCCGCTGTTCAAGAAACTCGCCCAGGGACGGGAGATATCGGGGTTGAGCGCGTATGAGCAATAATATGGAAGAAGCGGACATGACGGCGAAAACAAAGCGCGCATTGGTGCCTAAACTGCGCTTCCCCGAGTTCCGGGATGCGGGGGAGTGGGACCTTGATTTACTTGGTAATAAAACAATCTCTAAATTCATAGATGAGAGAGTATCGATAGATAAACTGAACCTTGAATCATATGTAAGCACTGAAAATTTACTACACGATTATGCTGGAGTAACGAGGGCTACTAAACTTCCAATTTCAGGTTCTTTCACATGTTACAAGAAAGATGATGTCCTAATATCAAATATTCGACCATATTTAAAAAAAGTATGGTCCGCAGATAAAGAAGGAACTTCTTCCAATGATGTTATCGTTATTCGTGCGGGGGAAAGGATCGCGAGTAACTTTTTAGTCTTTGTCCTCAAGAATGATCAGTTTATACACTATGTCATGACAGGTGCTAAAGGCGTAAAAATGCCCAGAGGAGATATTTCTTCGATGAAGGAGTATCCTGTAGCATTTCCAAAAGACGACGAACAAAAAAAAATCGCCGACTGCCTCACCTCCGTCGACGAGCTGATAACCTTGGAGGCCCGGAAGATCGACGCGCTCAAGGCCCATAAAAAAGGACTGATGCAGCAGCTTTTCCCCGCCGAAGGCGAAACCCTCCCCAAACTCCGCTTCCCCGAGTTCCGAGATGCGGGGGAGTGGGAGGAGAAGAAACTTGGGGAAATAGGCAATGTCTTAATGTGCAAAAGAATATTTGCTGAAGAAACGAATGATCGAGAAGGAGTACCATTCTTTAAGATTGGAACATTGGGTGGAATTGCGGATTCATTTATCAGCAGACAGTTGTTTGATGAGTATAGATCAAAATATAACTACCCAAAAAAAGGTGAAGTATTATTGACATGTAGCGGTACAGTAGGGAAGTGCATTCCATACAATGGAGCGGATGCGTATTACCAGGATTCGAATATAGTTTGGATAGCTAATCCCACTCGCGTTATTAGCAATGAGTTTTTATTTTATATATTATCAAGTGTTGACTGGAGCCGACTGAACTCCACCACAATAACTCGGATATATGGAGATGACTTAAGAGCCATCTCTCTTGTTTTTCCGGCAGATCCTGTGGAACAACAAAAAATCGCCGACTGCCTCTCCTCCCTCGACGACCTTATCGCCTTGCAGTCCCAAAAACTCGACGCGCTCAAGGCCCATAAAAAAGGGCTGTTGCAGCAGCTTTTCCCGTCTCCGGGCGAGGTGGGGGAATGACGCAGCTCATTCTCTACACCAGCGAAGACGGGCAAAGCCGGGTGCAACTGCGGGCCGACCGGGGCACGGTGTGGCTCGGCCAGCGGCAGATGGCCGAACTTTTCGATGTCTCGCCGGACAATATCGGCCTGCATCTGAAAAACATCTACGCCGACGGCGAGCTGCGCCGCGAAGCAACTGCCGAGGAATCCTCGGTAGTTCAAACCGAGGGCGGGCGCGAGGTGCGCCGCATGGTCACGCTCTACAACCTCGACGCCATTCTCGCCGTGGGGTATCGCGTGCGCTCGCCGCGCGGCGCGCAGTTCCGGCGGTGGGCCAGCACCGTGCTGGCGGAGTATCTGCGCAAGGGCTTCGTCATGGACGACGAGCGGCTGAAGAACCCAGACGGCCGCCCGGACTATTTCGACGAGATGCTGGCGCGCATCCGCGACATATGCGCCTCGGAGAAGCGCTTCTATCAAAAAGTGCGCGATCTCTTCGCGCTGGCTGCCGATTACAACAAGACCGATGAGGCCACACAGAGTTTTTCGCCGCCGTGCAGAACATGCTGCTGTACGCCGTCACGCGGCGGACCGCCGCCGAAATCATTCTCGACTGCGCCGACGCGGAGGATGCGCATTTCGGCCTGCTGTCCTGGACGGGCGATCGGGTACGCAGGCACGACATTCTGGTGGCCAAGAACTACCTGACCGAAGAGGAAATCGACACGCTCAACCGTCTGGTGGTGATCTTTCTCGAAACCGCCGAACTGCGGGCCAAGCGGCAGACGGTCACCACCATGGCCTTCTGGCGCGGGAACGTTGTGCGGATCATAGCCGACAACGGCTTCCCCCTGTTGGAGGGGGCGGGATCGGTCAGCCATGATCGCATGAAGCAGCGCATCGCTCCGCTGTTTTTGGACTACGAGCACCGCCGAAAAGCCGAAGAAGCCCGCGCTGCGGACGCACAGGACGAGGCCGAGCTGCAAGCGCTGGAACACAGGATAAAGGATCGCAAGGAGGCAGCACGATGACCGAACACGACAAGAGAAGACTTGGCGCAACCCTCTGGGCAATCGCCGATCAACTGCGCGGGGCGATGAACGCGGACGACTTCCGCGACTATATGCTCTCCTTCCTCTTCCTGCGCTACCTTTCGGACAACTACGAGGCCGCGGCGCAGAAGGAGCTGGGGTTGGATTACCCAAAGCTGCTTCCCGGCGACCGCCGCCCTCCGTTGGCCGTGTGGTACGGGCAAAACCCCGGCGATACCGACGAGTTCGAAAAACAGATGCGCCGCAAGACGCACTATGTGATCAAGCCGGAGTACCTCTGGAGCAGCATCGCCGAGATGGCGCGCACCCAGAACGGCGAGCTGCTGCACACTCTCGAAAAGGGCTTCAACTACATCGAGAACGAATCCTTCGCCAGCACCTTCGCCGGACTGTTCTCCGAGATCAATCTCAATTCGGAGAAGCTGGGGAAGGACTACGCGGCGCGCAACGCCAAGCTCTGCACCGTCGTCAAAGAGATCGCCGAGGGGCTGGCGCAGTTCTCCACCGACAGCGACACTCTGGGCGACGCCTACGAGTTTCTTATCGGCCAGTTCGCCGCCGGTTCGGGAAAGAAGGCGGGGGAGTTCTACACGCCGCAGCAGATATCAAGCGTCCTCTCCGGCATCGTCACGCTGGACAGCCAGGAACCGGCCACCGGAAGGAGGAAGACCCTTGAAAGCGTCTTCGACTTCGCGTGCGGTTCCGGCTCCCTGCTGCTCAACGTGCGCCGCCGCATGGGGGCGAACGGCATCGGCAAGATTTACGGCCAGGAGAAGAACATCACCACGTACAACCTGGCGCGCATGAACATGCTGCTGCACGGAGTGAAGGATTCGGAGTTCCATATCTACCACGGCGACAGCCTCACAAATGACTGGGACTGGCTGCGCGAGATGAACCCGGCGAAGATGCCGAAGTTCGACGCGGTGGTGGCAAATCCGCCGTTCAGTTACCGATGGGATCCGAACGAGGCGATGGGCGATGACATGCGCTTCAAGAACTACGGTCTCGCGCCTAAGTCCGCCGCGGACTTCGCCTTTCTGCTGCACGGCTTCCACTATTTGAAGCCGGAGGGCGTCATGGCGATCATCCTGCCGCACGGCGTTCTTTTCCGGGGCGGCGCGGAAGAGCGCATCCGCACGAAGCTGCTCAAGGACGGCAACATCGACACGATCATCGGCCTGCCGGCGAATCTCTTCTACTCGACGGGGATTCCGGTCTGCATTCTCGTGCTGAAGAAGTGCAAGAAACCGGACGACGTGCTCTTCATCAACGCCGCCGAGCATTTCGAGAAGGGAAAGCGTCAGAATGTCCTGACGCCGGAGCATATCGACAAGATTCTCGACACCTACCAGCGCCGCAGGGAAGAGGACCGTTACGCCCGCCGCGTGTCGATGAAGGAGATCGAAAAGAACGGCTACAACTTGAACATCACGCGCTACATCAGCACGCAGCAGGAGGAGGAGCCGATCGATCTGCACGCTGTCAACGCCGATCTGGTCGAGTTGACGCAAAGCATCGAGGCGGCGCGGAACAAGCACAACGCGTTTCTCAAAGAGCTGGGCCTGCCACCCTTGCCGTGATCTGAAATCGCTGGTGCTTCCCCGGAAAAGGCACCGCTTCGAACGTTCAAAGCTGTCCTGCCCGTGTGGAGAGGAACGGTTTTTGTTGGGGACATCCGGATTCCGGCACCAGGGGGACATCCACTTTTCCGAAGGTGTACGCATTCCATTGTGACGGAACAGAAATGATTCCTGACTCCGTCGGTCTTTTTCGGTGTCGTCATCCTGCTTTTCCGTGCGGCGTGCCGGACGCCCCTGACACGGGAAGAACGCTGGGCTATACTTGTACAGCCACACGACGGAGGAAAAAAACGTCGCTTCCAGAGAAAGAGAAGGAAAGGAAAAAAGACGAGGAAAATCCCAATTCGGAGGGCGATCCGTGAAGGAGGTGGCGCATGCGGAGCGGAAGAACCGATCCCCCTTCGCCGGGGAAGGATGTGCCTGCTGGGCAGGGAAATCGGCCTGTCCGCAGGGCGGTCTTTCTGAAGGATGTGTTTCTCTGTGCGCTCGGTGCCTATGGTGGCCCGGAGGCGCACATGAGCGTCTTTCTGGACCAGATGGTGGTCAGGCGGGCCTATCTCGGCGAGGCCGATCTGATCGAACTGATCGCCCTCTGCAGCATTCTTCCCGGTCCGACCAGCACCCAGACCCTTGTCGCCATCGGCCACAAGGTGGGGGGGCCGTGGCTGGCCGCGCTGGCCATGCTCGTCTGGGCGCTTCCGGCGCTCGCGGTGATGACGATCCTCTCGTTCCTCTACCAGTTTCTCGCCGCGTGGAACATCTCCTTCGGGGTGCTGCGCTATCTCGGTCCCATGGCGGTCGGGTTCATCCTCGTCGCCGCATACCGCATCGGACGAAAGGTGGTCACCGATGCGCTGACGATGCTGCTGTTCCTCTTCGGGGCGGTCACCACCTACTTCATCCGCGCTCCCTGGATCTTTCCCGCGGTGCTGCTTTTTGGGGGTGCCGCGAGCGTTCTCCTCGCCCGCGAACCAGACATGTGGAATCGGGTCCGTCTTTCGCCTCCGTGGATCTATCTGGTGCTCTTCGCCCTGTTCGCGCTGGGCGGACTCTTCGTGGAGCATCTCACCGACAGCCGCTCGGTCCTCCTCTTCGAGAGCTTCTATCGCTACGGTTACCTGGTCTTCGGCGGAGGGCAAGTGGTGGTGCCCGTCATGCACAGCGATCTTGTCCAGCACTGGAAGTTCATGACCGACCAGGAGTTTCTCACCGGCTACGGCTTGGTGCAGGGGCTTCCCGGGCCGATGTTCAGCTTTGCCGCCTATGCAGGGGGAATGGCGGCGCGGGGAGGTTCGGCGCTGCAACAGGTGTTCGGGGCGGTCGCTGGGGGCGTGGGGATCTTCCTGCCGGGCCTTCTGCTCATCTACTTTGTCTATCCCGTGTGGGAGGGGCTCAGACAGATTCGGGCGGTGCGCATCTCCCTCCGGGGCATCAACGCCGTCGCTGGAGGCCTGATTGCCGTATCCGCGGTGATCCTCATGCGGGCGAGCGGTTTTCAGCCCGACGGTCTGGCCGCAACGGCCCTTTCCGTGGGGCTGCTGGCCTGGGGAAAGATCCCCGCTCCGCTGATCGTACTCTTCGCGCTGTGTGCGGGGATCGTTCTCTGAGTGGCGCACGGTGCGGCAGAGAAGTAGCGTTGTAAAAGGCTTTTGTCATGGCGATGCCGTCCGGTCTCTTCCGCAGTGATTTTCGATCAGAGTCAGGCTGAAGTGGAGAAAGGAGAGTGAGGCCGTGAAGAAAAAAGCGCTGTTCGTCACGGACCCGCAGGTGGATTTCTGCAGTCCTTCGGGGTCTCTTTACGTTCCGGGGGCCGAGGAGGACTGCGCACGCATCGCCGAGCACATCGACCGGCGCGGGGAGGAGTACGCGAGGATTTTCGTGAGCCTTGACGTGCACACCCGGGGCTCCATCTTCTTCCCCGAGTTCTGGGAGGGCGTGGACGACGCCGCGAGGCGCCCCGAGCCCTTCACCGGCATCGACCTCGAGATGTACCTGAAGGGCGAATGTGCATGGGTCCCGAGAGATGCCGTCGTCAGGGAGCACGTGGTGTCCTACTTCCGGGAGCTCGCCGCGAAGGGAGAACGGGAGTTCACCATCTGGCCCATTCACTGCATTGCGGGCACGGAGGGCGCGAACATCCATCCCTCCGTCGCCCTGGCCCTGGAGCGGCATACCGTGAGGACCGGAAGGCCCCTCGATCTCGTCTTCAAGGGCTACCGTCCCTATGTCGAGCAGTACTCCGCCTACATGCCCGAGGTCGAAGCCGTCCTCGTCGACGGGGACATCCGGGAGATCGTTCTCTGCGGCGAGGCGCTGTCTCACTGCGTCCTCCACACCGCCGGGGACATGCGGGAAGCGCTCGCAAGGCGAGGGTATTCCGTCGCCATCGACATTTTGGACGGGTGTTCCTCGATCATTCCCGGATTCGAGACGGCGACGAGAAAGGCGCTTGCGAGCCTCCGCATCGGCACCGCTCCGTTCTGATTTGCGATTGCTCCTTGGAAGGTTGGAAGGGTGCGTGGAAGAATCTGTCACAAGGTGTCCTGAAGGGCATCCTCAATGCGTTCCGTCTTCGCGACGGGGCTGAAGAGTTTCTTGGAATCTCTCA encodes:
- a CDS encoding restriction endonuclease subunit S — translated: MSNNMEEADMTAKTKRALVPKLRFPEFRDAGEWDLDLLGNKTISKFIDERVSIDKLNLESYVSTENLLHDYAGVTRATKLPISGSFTCYKKDDVLISNIRPYLKKVWSADKEGTSSNDVIVIRAGERIASNFLVFVLKNDQFIHYVMTGAKGVKMPRGDISSMKEYPVAFPKDDEQKKIADCLTSVDELITLEARKIDALKAHKKGLMQQLFPAEGETLPKLRFPEFRDAGEWEEKKLGEIGNVLMCKRIFAEETNDREGVPFFKIGTLGGIADSFISRQLFDEYRSKYNYPKKGEVLLTCSGTVGKCIPYNGADAYYQDSNIVWIANPTRVISNEFLFYILSSVDWSRLNSTTITRIYGDDLRAISLVFPADPVEQQKIADCLSSLDDLIALQSQKLDALKAHKKGLLQQLFPSPGEVGE
- a CDS encoding type I restriction-modification system subunit M, yielding MTEHDKRRLGATLWAIADQLRGAMNADDFRDYMLSFLFLRYLSDNYEAAAQKELGLDYPKLLPGDRRPPLAVWYGQNPGDTDEFEKQMRRKTHYVIKPEYLWSSIAEMARTQNGELLHTLEKGFNYIENESFASTFAGLFSEINLNSEKLGKDYAARNAKLCTVVKEIAEGLAQFSTDSDTLGDAYEFLIGQFAAGSGKKAGEFYTPQQISSVLSGIVTLDSQEPATGRRKTLESVFDFACGSGSLLLNVRRRMGANGIGKIYGQEKNITTYNLARMNMLLHGVKDSEFHIYHGDSLTNDWDWLREMNPAKMPKFDAVVANPPFSYRWDPNEAMGDDMRFKNYGLAPKSAADFAFLLHGFHYLKPEGVMAIILPHGVLFRGGAEERIRTKLLKDGNIDTIIGLPANLFYSTGIPVCILVLKKCKKPDDVLFINAAEHFEKGKRQNVLTPEHIDKILDTYQRRREEDRYARRVSMKEIEKNGYNLNITRYISTQQEEEPIDLHAVNADLVELTQSIEAARNKHNAFLKELGLPPLP
- a CDS encoding type I restriction endonuclease subunit R — encoded protein: MTENQIEHLLIEKLIDLKYTYRPDIRDRAALERNFRQHFEALNRVKLTDNEFGRLLEDIVTPDVFAAARRLRERNTFERDDGTPLHYTLVNIRDWCKNTFEVVNQLRISTDYSYHRYDVILLINGVPVVQIELKTLAISPRRAMQQIVEYKNDPGNGYGKTLLCFMQLFIVSNRSDTWYFANNNNRHFSFDADERFLPFYQYADQSNRKITHLDSFADAFLAKCTLGEMISRYMVLVACEQKLLMMRPYQIYAVKAIVECIHQHCGNGYIWHTTGSGKTLTSFKASTLLKDNPDIDKCLFVVDRKDLDRQTRDEFNKFQEGCVEENTNTETLVRRLLSEDYADKVIVTTIQKLGLALDGNNSRRNYAERLEPLRRQRMVFIFDECHRSQFGENHKAIKEFFPNAQLFGFTGTPIFEQNASCQQIEGQQASYRTTADIFQQQLHAYTITHAIEDRNVLRFHVDYFKPEGKIPPKTGEPLEKKAIVDAILAKHDAATNGRKFNALFATSSINDAIEYHELFKTVQAEKAAADENFRPLNVACIFSPPADGNKDVQQIQEDLPQEKADNEQEPEKKKEALRGIIADYNARYGTNHSVGEFDLYSQDVQTRIKNQQYPNSDLPHNEKIDIVIVVDMLLTGFDSKFLNTLYVDKNLKYHGLIQAFSRTNRVLNDTKPYGNILDFRSQQDAVDTAIALFSGEASKPAKEIWLVEKAPVVIEKLENAVQHLGQFMHSQGLENKPEAVPNLKGDEARATFINLFKEVQRLKTQLDQYTDLTDGDREKIEQVLPKEELHAFRGVYLDTALRLKAKQGKGDKDAGSEGGEMVDQLDFEFVLFASAVIDYDYIMALIATYSQQKPDKQKMNREQLIGLIQADAKFIDERDDIAEYIETLEVGKGLDEKAVRAGYALFKEQKNARELAAVAEKHGIESAALQTFVETVLRRMVFDADLLGDLLAPQGLGWKARTQKELALMEDMIPLFKKLAQGREISGLSAYEQ
- a CDS encoding isochorismatase family protein, which gives rise to MKKKALFVTDPQVDFCSPSGSLYVPGAEEDCARIAEHIDRRGEEYARIFVSLDVHTRGSIFFPEFWEGVDDAARRPEPFTGIDLEMYLKGECAWVPRDAVVREHVVSYFRELAAKGEREFTIWPIHCIAGTEGANIHPSVALALERHTVRTGRPLDLVFKGYRPYVEQYSAYMPEVEAVLVDGDIREIVLCGEALSHCVLHTAGDMREALARRGYSVAIDILDGCSSIIPGFETATRKALASLRIGTAPF
- the chrA gene encoding chromate efflux transporter, with translation MRSGRTDPPSPGKDVPAGQGNRPVRRAVFLKDVFLCALGAYGGPEAHMSVFLDQMVVRRAYLGEADLIELIALCSILPGPTSTQTLVAIGHKVGGPWLAALAMLVWALPALAVMTILSFLYQFLAAWNISFGVLRYLGPMAVGFILVAAYRIGRKVVTDALTMLLFLFGAVTTYFIRAPWIFPAVLLFGGAASVLLAREPDMWNRVRLSPPWIYLVLFALFALGGLFVEHLTDSRSVLLFESFYRYGYLVFGGGQVVVPVMHSDLVQHWKFMTDQEFLTGYGLVQGLPGPMFSFAAYAGGMAARGGSALQQVFGAVAGGVGIFLPGLLLIYFVYPVWEGLRQIRAVRISLRGINAVAGGLIAVSAVILMRASGFQPDGLAATALSVGLLAWGKIPAPLIVLFALCAGIVL